The Bosea beijingensis genome contains the following window.
CTCCCCGAGCAAGGGCGGGGGGCGGTCGAATGAGAGCGGCTCGTTCTCGAAGTTCAGCGGGCTCACGATCTGCGGAACCTTGCCGGCGAGCGGATGCGGCAACTGGCGCAGCATGCCGCGGTGCTTGACCTGAGGATCGTCGAACACCTCCGGCACCGTGTTGATCGGTGCGCAGGGCACGCCGGCCGCATCGAGCGCGGCGATGAGCGTGTCGCGGTTGAGCTGGCCGAAAGCCGTCCGCAGCAGCGGATCGAGCAAGCCATGGTTGGTCACGCGCGCCGGATTGGTGGCGAAGCGCGGATCGCGCGCCCATTGCGCCTCGCCCAGGGCCTCGCAGAGCTTGGCGAACTGCCCGTCATTGCCGACCGCCAGCACGATGAAGCCGTCGGCGCAGGGGAAGACGTCCTGAGGCTGGATATTGGGATGGCGATTGCCGCCGCGCACCGGCGCGCGGCCCGAAACCAGCCAGTTCATTGCCTGGTTGGCGAGGAAGCCGGTCTGAACGTCCAGCATGGCGAGATCGATATTGTCGCCCTTGCCGGTCTCGTTGCGCCGGACGAGCGCTGCCAGCACGCCGACCGCGGTATACATGCCGGTCATGATGTCGACGATGGGGACGCCGACCTTCTGCGGCCCGGCGCCGGGCATGCCGTCGCGTTCGCCGGTGACGCTCATCAGGCCGCCCATGGCCTGGATCGCGAAATCATAGGCCGCGGCGGATTTGCGCGGGCCGCTCTGCCCGAAACCGGTCACCGAGGCGAAGATCAGGCGCGGATTGATCGCGTTCAGCGCCTCGTAATCGAGGCCATAGCGCTTGAGCGTCCCGACCTTGTAGTTCTCGACGACGATGTCGCTTTTGGCAGCGAGCCGGCGGATGATGTCCTGCCCTTTCGCGCTGGTGATATCGACGGTGATCGAGCGCTTCCCGCGATTGACCGAGAGATAATAGCCGGCTTCGCTGGTCGGATTGCCGGCCTCGTCCCTGAGATAGGGTGGCCCCCAGGCCCGCGTGTCGTCGCCGGCCTCCGGGCGCTCGACCTTGATCACGTCGGCGCCGAGATCGGCGAGGATTTGGGTCGCCCATGGACCGGCCATGATTCGGCTGAGATCGAGGACCCGGACATGGGAG
Protein-coding sequences here:
- a CDS encoding CaiB/BaiF CoA transferase family protein; amino-acid sequence: MADVRRQGPLSHVRVLDLSRIMAGPWATQILADLGADVIKVERPEAGDDTRAWGPPYLRDEAGNPTSEAGYYLSVNRGKRSITVDITSAKGQDIIRRLAAKSDIVVENYKVGTLKRYGLDYEALNAINPRLIFASVTGFGQSGPRKSAAAYDFAIQAMGGLMSVTGERDGMPGAGPQKVGVPIVDIMTGMYTAVGVLAALVRRNETGKGDNIDLAMLDVQTGFLANQAMNWLVSGRAPVRGGNRHPNIQPQDVFPCADGFIVLAVGNDGQFAKLCEALGEAQWARDPRFATNPARVTNHGLLDPLLRTAFGQLNRDTLIAALDAAGVPCAPINTVPEVFDDPQVKHRGMLRQLPHPLAGKVPQIVSPLNFENEPLSFDRPPPLLGEHTDEILRDIGLAEQA